GAAATAAAAAAATAGCTCAAAGCTCAAGGCTCAAGGCTCAAAGCTCAAGGCTCAAGGCTCAAAGCTCAAGGCTCAAGGCTCAAGGCTCAAGGCTCAAGGCTAAAGACTTAAGGTAAATCAAAGATATTTGAAATTTTTGAATTTAGGAGTCAAAATTCAAAATGAGGAGTTAAATTCTCGGACTGAGTGCTGTTAGGAACCAAAGGCATTGGGTTTTCCTTTGAGCTTTCAGCTTTGAGCTTTGAGCAACCCCATCACAAGGAGATTATTATGCCATACCAACACATCCTTTATGAAGAAAAGGAACGGATCGGGATCCTCACCTTGAATCGGCCTCAGAAAAGAAATGCCCTGGGCAAGGAGGCCGAGATAGAGATGATGGATTGTTTCAAAAAGGCCGCTGAAGAAAAAAAGGCCCGGGTTATTATTATCAAAGGCAATGGCCCGATCTTTTGTTCCGGCCATGACCGGCTGGAGGTCCTCAATCAACCGATCACCGATGTCCGGGACCTTTTCCAGACCTGTATTGATATGTATGCCCTTATGCATCAGATACCCCAACCGATTATCGCCCAGGTCCATGGGATCGCCATGGCCGGCGGCTGTCATCTGGTAGCCGGCTGTGATCTGGCGGTGGCGGCTGAAAAAGGGGCCCAATTTGCCATGACCGGCATCAAGATCGGCTACAACTGTTCCACCCCGACCGTAGCGGTCAG
This genomic interval from Deltaproteobacteria bacterium contains the following:
- a CDS encoding enoyl-CoA hydratase/isomerase family protein — its product is MPYQHILYEEKERIGILTLNRPQKRNALGKEAEIEMMDCFKKAAEEKKARVIIIKGNGPIFCSGHDRLEVLNQPITDVRDLFQTCIDMYALMHQIPQPIIAQVHGIAMAGGCHLVAGCDLAVAAEKGAQFAMTGIKIGYNCSTPTVAVSRAIGQKRTLEMLFTGNFINARTALEWGLVNRVVPDDQLEEETWKLAKEIAQYSLKVLGISKQHFYQQIELPERQAYHYAKELMASQALWPDAVEGFSASIEKREPVWKET